ATTGAGGCGCCGTGAGTATGCTGCCCTTGTGCGGGGAGAGAACTGCTGGCCACAGCCTTCTCCCCGGTGGTTGTGCCAGCCATGGCCAGCTCTGCTCCGATCCCCTGAGAAAGCATCGGATGTGTTGATGAGCTGCTCTCCATCCTTTCTGGGATGCTGAAGGCTCATGGGGATAAGACTTGGGCCCTTTCCTGGtggctgcccctgcctgccatCCCTGCAGAGCTCCGGCTGACCACCATGGCTTCACATCTCCCAGGTGATGTCCATCCTCCTGCATGGAGATGCCGCTTTCGCAGGGCAGGGCATTGTGTATGAGACGTTCCACTTGAGCGACCTGCCATCCTACACCACCCACGGCACCGTCCACGTCGTGGTGAACAACCAGGTGAGGAGCAAATCTCCTGTGTCCATGGGGGTCCCTTGCAGACCAGCCTCTGCAGGCTCAGGTCTGGATGGTAGCTGGCAGCAGGCAGTAGCTGTTTCCCAGCCAATGTTCCTGGCATAAGCCATAATCCTGAGGTTAGCAGGGGGTACTGTATAACCAGCTGCTCAATGGTAGCAGCTTTTGAGTCCAGCCTGGCACAGAGGTGGTGCAACCTGATGCTTGGCATGTGACATCATGCAGGGCTGCTCCATTCTGCCCCTGCATAAACCAGAGACATTTCACTGGAACCATCCCATCCCTCCTGGTGCAGAGGGATGACGGCTTAGGCGCAGGGACCAGGATGGACTGCAGTGCCTGGGGCCCAGGAGGCAGGCAGGTTGTGCTATGACTGAGCAGCGCAGCTGTGGGGGAACACCCAGCTCGGCTGCAGCAGCCGAGCTGCCCTTGAAGCTGCGTGTACCACTTTCCAAATCCTTACCACTGTGCTGGTCCTGTTCCCTCTCACCCGCTACAGATCGGCTTCACAACAGACCCCCGGATGGCCCGCTCCTCCCCGTACCCAACCGATGTTGCTCGTGTGGTGAATGCACCCATTTTCCACGTCAATGCGGATGACCCGGAGGCTGTTGTCTATGTGTGCAATGTGGCAGCAGAGTGGCGAAGCACCTTCCATAAGGATGTGGTGGTGGATTTGGTAAGATGCGTGGCATGAGGGTTTATCCTAAAGCTGTGGCTCTGCTGTGGATGCTCACCGATACCTCTCGGGGtgtattttctgaaagctgAGGTTTCTCTTCAGGGCTTGTCTGGCCCTTTTGAcatgaggggagggaggaggtggtgtAAAGCAAGGCAGTGAGGCTGTAATAGCACTTGGAGAGGTGACACTGTCTCTGTATGGAGCCTACCCTCGCTGCCGGCTCTGGGGAAGGCACACTTGGGTCTCTCCGGGGCTGTTTTGGACCCTTCCTAGCACAGAGACCCAGGTACCTCCAACTGCTTTTGGAGCAGCGGGTTGCAAGCAGCTGCTTTCAAAggctctttcccttcccaacaGGTTTGTTACAGGCGCAATGGTCACAATGAGATGGATGAACCCATGTTCACGCAACCCCTGATGTACAAACAGATCCGGAAACAGAAGCCAGTGCTGCAGAAATACGCAGAGCTGCTGATTTCACAGGGGGTGGTAAATCAGCTGGAGTATGAGGTACTGTCCCCTGGGGCCTGGGAGGAAAACTGTGAGCAGCATCTCTGGAGAAAACTACTTGTTTGGTTCAGACCTGGGTGTGAACGATGTGATGGGGCCCGTCTCTGCTTGTGCTTGTCACCTAAAGGTGGCAGAGCTGTGCTAGGGTTGGGCGAGAGCTGCAGACCTGGCAGTGACGAGGTTAGGAGCCGAGGCTCGTCCTTGGACTGTGCCAGCTCTGAACTGCACAGGAACATATAGTTCAAGGATTGCCCTGTGATCAGTGCAGCACAGGCCATATGGCACTGGGCCACTGTGGCATGGTAGGGACCCATGGGAGAGTTGGGCTCTGCAGCACTCGGGCTTGCTGTGGCCTGGGGGTATCCAGAGCAGGTCCCCTCACCCcggctgctgccctggcagcaagcacggcagcagctctgccagctcttCCTTGCCCTGGTACCACTTCACAGCATCTTTAGGGTTGAATGCGAGTTGTTGGTTCGGACGGCAGCAGAGCTGTCCCTTGGGGGACAGgggcctccagcagcagctctgctctctaagGCTGAGCTGCGTGGCCCTGGGGCTCCCCTGCTGTGGGGAGCAGCTGTGCCCTCCAGCACACCCCTTGCAAGCTCACCCTGAGATCCTCAGGCTCGGCACCCTTGTTTGGAGACCCCTTCCTaatgcttttcctcctcctggttATGCCTTTTAGGAGGAAATTGCCAAGTACGATAAGATCTGCGAGGAGGCCCACGCGAGATCCAAGGATGAAAAGATCTTGCACATCAAGCACTGGCTGGACTCACCCTGGCCTGGTAATTCATCAGCAATGTTTTGGAGGTCCCTAGCAAAGAGCCTGGCTTCTCTAGAGCCGTAGTGGCTATTTTCCAGTAAAACAGCCTggtggggaggtggggtggtGCTCTCTTCTCCTGGCATCCCCACCCTTGCTTGAGGGTGTCCGTGACCTGAGCTCTTCACACGGAGCCGGGCATCGCTCCCACAACACGGTGGACTGCTCCTCCTCCTACAGGTTTCTTCACTCTGGATGGCCAACCCCGGAGCATGACCTGCCCTTCCACCGGTCTGAATGAAGAGGACTTGACACACATTGGTCAAGTGGCCAGCTCGGTGCCAGTGGAGGATTTCACTATCCATGGAGGTAGGAGCTTGTGGAAGCTATGCAGACTGGATGTTTGTTCTAGAGAAGATGTGGGATAGAGCTGGAATGTGGCCTGGAAGGAAGGGACCTGTTACAATGCTCTGATATGTGCAGCCCCCAGGTCGAGGGAagggattctccccctctcttCCACTCTCCTGAGACCCCACCTGAAgcactgcatccagctctggggtccccagcgcAAGAaagacacggacctgttggagcgggcccagaggaggccacaaaaatgatcccagggctggaacacctctcctgtgaggaaaggctgagagagttgggggtGTTCcgcctggagaagagaaagctccagggagaccttaactgcagcctttcagtataTGATGGGGACTTCTGAGAAAGGTGCAGAGAGACTTTTTcccagggcctgtagtgactGGACAAGTGGCAACGGTTTTAAggtgaaagagggtaggtttagattggacataaggaagaaatggtttacgctgagggtggtgagacactggaaaaggttgtccagagaagctgtgaaTGCCCCATCATTAGAAGTGTTCAGAGTCAGGTTGGagggggctttgagcaacctggtctagtggaagatgtccctgctgaTGGCGAGGGGCCTGGGACTAGGTGACCtctgaaggtcccttccaacccaaacccttcTGTGAGTCTATGAGAATTACTTCATGAGGGAGCTGTGGTTAAGGGAAGTGAACTGAGGAGTAGCTCTTCTTCGGAGCTGATCCTTCCCTGCAGTCCTGATTCCTTGTCCCTGGCTCATCCTTTCGGCAGAGGTGGATCCGTTCCTCTGCCCCCAGGCATTTGCAGTCTATCAGTTCGTGCGCAGGTTGTGGGACAAACACAGTGTTGCTGGAGCTCCTTCCCACACCAGCTACGAACCGGCTTCTGCCCTGGCAGGTTTAAGCCGTATTCTGAAAACCCGCGGGGAGATGGTGAAGAACCGGACAGTGGACTGGGCCCTGGCAGAGTACATGGCGTTCGGCTCCCTGCTCAAAGAGGGCATCCACATCCGCCTGAGTGGCCAGGATGTTGAGAGGGGGACATTCAGGTAAAGCCGTGCTTTTGGTGGCTGTAAAGGCAATTCCAGCCTTTCCAGAAGGGAGCTGAAGGGTGACGATGGAGCAATGCTTTCCCCTCTTCCAGCCATCGCCACCATGTCCTGCATGATCAGAACGTGGACAAGAGGACCTGTATCCCCATGAACCATCTCTGGCCCAACCAGGCTCCTTACACCGTCTGCAACAGCTCTCTGTCGGAGTACGGCGTCCTTGGTGAGTGAAGAGGTCTGCGCCTGCCGCCTGGGGGTGAGGCCACTCTGGGAGTTTAACCCCCTCACTTCTCTCCCATCCCTCAGGATTTGAGCTGGGTTTTGCCATGGCCAGCCCCAACGCCCTGGTGCTTTGGGAAGCCCAATTCGGGGACTTCCACAACACTGCTCAGTGCATAATCGACCAGTTCATCTGTCCCGGGCAGGCCAAGTGGGTCAGGCAGAACGGCATCGTCTTGCTCCTTCCTCATGGCATGGAGGGCATGGTAAGGACCCCCAAGCTCatgggcacccaggggtgcccaTTGCCTGGACTGCATCAGAAGCAAAgctgagggcagcagcagcaggtagCACTGCTTGTGGCGTAGCAGTGCCCAGCATGGGCTTCTTGCATCAGCTTTGTCCCCTGCTCACTCTCCCCCCTGCTTGGTCCCTGCAGGGTCCCGAACACTCCTCCGCCCGCCCGGAGCGATTCTTGCAGATGTGCAACGATGATCCCGACGTCTTCCCTGTGAGTGGCAGCTGCGCTGAGCTCAGCCTGGCTCTCCTGTGTCCTGGATCCaactgctgctttgaaatggggaggggggcaatAACGCCCGTGTGCGCTCAGCGCAGCACTGCAGTCGGAGCGGGTGTCATGGAGCTGGTAGCAGGAGGCATGGGATGCTCTGGGCTcgtgctgcagctgggagggtTTGGGGTAAGGGGCTGAACCCAGTGCCCAGGCTGCACCTCCGCTgcccctggggctgctgcacAACATGAGGCAGAGGTGGCCCTGAACGTGGCGTGGGAGAGGGTTGCTGGCTGCTCCAAGGTGGGGGGCGCAGGCCTGCAGCCTCTCCTAGGTCTCTGTGGGTCTCCATATGCTctggagggggagaggagggagggaggactgGGTGCCGCTCTTCTCCCCACTGCTGGAGCTGCGAGGCCAAGGGGCACCTTGTGTTTCTTGAAATCCCCTCGACCACGCTCGCTGAGGCAGAAACTGGATGACTTCGATGTGCGCCAGCTCTACGACTGCAACTGGATTGTCGTGAACTGCTCAACTCCGGCCAACTTCTTCCATGTCCTCCGGCGCCAGATCCTCCTGCCCTTCCGCAAACCGGTCAGTGCCGGCAGCTCTGTGCCCAGCTCGGTGCCAAGGCagggcagccccgtgcccctgCCAAGCCTGGGGACGGGACTCTGGGCGGGCTTGTTCTTGTACCTCGTCAGCAAACACAGGCAGTTTGCCTCTGCCTGGGCCAAGGACCTCTTGGTGCTCAGGGCTGGTTCGGTACATGACACGCTGCCGGCTGGCTCGTGCAGGCTGGGGTGGCTGCAACCCCTTCCTGCGCTCTGCGGGGAGGTCAGAGACGTTGGGGCTGGCGGGCATTGGTAAATAACCTGGTCCAGCTGCTTGTCTTCAGTTCCAGCCATGGGGCAGGCAGGTCCCTGGCAGCACCTCAGCCCATTCCCCAGGGGAAATCCAGACTGGGAAAGCCGGTGCTGTTGGAAACCGGTGCCCAATCTGGCAGAGCATGGCAGCCGAGCGAGGAACAAATTTCTTGCAGCTGCTCCCATGCtcaggcaggggagggcaggcaggaggggcaggTCGGTCCTCCAGCCTTTGCTTGCAGGGGAGGTGTTTCTGGTGAGGCTGACTGCCTTGTTctgcctcttcttccctcctccagctgATAATCTTCACTCCAAAGTCGCTGCTGCGCCACCCCGAAGCCCGCTCCAGCTTCGATGACATGCTGCCAGGTACGAGCAGTGTGGAGGCAtctgttttcccctctgtgcCGCTCTGTGGGATGAAGGGTGAAGGGCAGGAGCCGGCCTCCTCGGGTAAAGTCCGCCTGGCAGCAGCCTCCCCATGCCAAAGAGCAGTTGAGTGAGGCTGATGCCACTGGCATCGGGGCATCACAGATAGCCTGTGTGGGGAGCTCTGTGCCGGCATGGCAATCgggctgccttcctccctcccgGCTCCCCTCCAGTGCCGAGGCAGCATGTTTGTCCCCACCGTGGCCAGGGTGCGCCGGCCGCAGCCATCTACCCGGCAAATTGGAGCCACCCCTCATTAGTGCCGAGTCTGGCACCCTGGAGAGATGTGGCTCAGCTTTCTAGGCTTTGCCATGGCGCTTCCTCCGTCAGCAGCCACTTCCCACCAGAGCAGCGTGGATGGGGTTTGGCAGCCCTGAGTCCCACAGAGCCGTGATGGTTTGTACTGGGAGCCGGACCCAGTACCAGCTGGTCTGGCTCTGCCTCTCGGGTTTGC
This Buteo buteo chromosome 12, bButBut1.hap1.1, whole genome shotgun sequence DNA region includes the following protein-coding sequences:
- the OGDH gene encoding 2-oxoglutarate dehydrogenase complex component E1 isoform X5; translated protein: MQIWTPPFQPILSHPQTNWMAYCQHIGVEFMFINDLEQCQWIRQKFETPGIMQFTNEEKRTLLARLVRSTRFEEFLHRKWSSEKRFGLEGCEVLIPALKTIIDKSSEKGVDYVIMGMPHRGRLNVLANVIRKELEQIFCQFDSKLEAADEGSGDVKYHLGMYHRRINRVTDRNITLSLVANPSHLEAADPVVQGKTKAEQFYCGDTEGKKVMSILLHGDAAFAGQGIVYETFHLSDLPSYTTHGTVHVVVNNQIGFTTDPRMARSSPYPTDVARVVNAPIFHVNADDPEAVVYVCNVAAEWRSTFHKDVVVDLVCYRRNGHNEMDEPMFTQPLMYKQIRKQKPVLQKYAELLISQGVVNQLEYEEEIAKYDKICEEAHARSKDEKILHIKHWLDSPWPGFFTLDGQPRSMTCPSTGLNEEDLTHIGQVASSVPVEDFTIHGGLSRILKTRGEMVKNRTVDWALAEYMAFGSLLKEGIHIRLSGQDVERGTFSHRHHVLHDQNVDKRTCIPMNHLWPNQAPYTVCNSSLSEYGVLGFELGFAMASPNALVLWEAQFGDFHNTAQCIIDQFICPGQAKWVRQNGIVLLLPHGMEGMGPEHSSARPERFLQMCNDDPDVFPKLDDFDVRQLYDCNWIVVNCSTPANFFHVLRRQILLPFRKPLIIFTPKSLLRHPEARSSFDDMLPGTHFLRVIPDGGPAAQSPEQVKRVLFCTGKVYYDLTRERKARQMEADVAITRVEQLSPFPFDLLQQEAEKYPAAELVWCQEEHKNQGYYDYVKPRLRTTINRAKPVWYAGREPAAAPATGNKKTHLTELQRLLDTAFNLDAFKDLA